The following are encoded together in the Anaerostipes caccae L1-92 genome:
- a CDS encoding beta-ketoacyl-ACP synthase III, which produces MSIRILGTGSYLPETIVTNDDLAKVMDTSDEWIASRTGIRARHISVDDTTSGMAVKAAKEALKESGVAPEELDCIFLATLSGDRATPNGACDVQKAIGARNAVCMDLNAACSGFVYALTTAVAYAKAALAKKMLVIGVETLSKVVDWSDRSSCVLFGDGAGCAVVEADDSREVFIDYGSNGELGEALTCGERKLNNLLVENHEPLEQVFMDGQEVYRFAVKTVPRTIENVLEKAGVSKDEIKYYVLHQANKRIIDSAAKRLKLDIEKFPMNLDRCSNTSSASVPILLDEINKKGLLERGDKIVMCGFGGGLTWGTIYLEW; this is translated from the coding sequence ATGTCGATTAGAATATTAGGTACAGGAAGTTATCTTCCGGAGACGATTGTTACAAATGATGATTTAGCAAAAGTGATGGATACCAGCGATGAGTGGATTGCCAGCAGAACCGGTATCCGGGCACGTCATATTTCTGTGGACGATACAACATCCGGCATGGCAGTGAAAGCTGCAAAAGAAGCCCTGAAGGAAAGCGGAGTCGCTCCGGAGGAGCTGGACTGTATCTTTTTAGCGACATTGTCCGGTGACCGGGCCACTCCCAACGGGGCCTGTGACGTTCAAAAAGCCATCGGAGCAAGGAATGCGGTCTGTATGGACTTAAATGCGGCGTGTTCCGGGTTTGTCTATGCTCTGACCACTGCGGTAGCCTATGCAAAAGCAGCATTGGCAAAAAAGATGCTCGTCATCGGTGTGGAAACCTTATCAAAGGTCGTGGATTGGAGCGACCGCAGTTCCTGTGTCTTGTTCGGAGACGGGGCAGGGTGTGCAGTGGTGGAAGCGGATGATTCCAGAGAAGTATTTATCGATTACGGATCTAACGGGGAACTCGGGGAAGCGCTGACCTGCGGGGAGAGAAAATTAAATAACTTATTGGTAGAGAACCATGAGCCTTTGGAACAAGTCTTTATGGACGGACAGGAAGTTTACCGGTTTGCGGTAAAGACGGTTCCCAGGACGATTGAAAATGTATTGGAGAAAGCAGGAGTTTCAAAAGATGAGATCAAATATTACGTCCTGCATCAGGCCAACAAACGGATCATCGATTCGGCTGCAAAACGTCTGAAGCTTGACATAGAAAAGTTTCCGATGAACCTGGACCGGTGCAGCAATACTTCTTCTGCAAGTGTCCCGATCTTATTGGACGAGATCAATAAAAAGGGTTTGCTTGAGAGAGGAGATAAGATTGTCATGTGCGGATTTGGAGGAGGTCTGACCTGGGGAACGATTTATTTAGAATGGTAA
- a CDS encoding shikimate dehydrogenase, producing MDSRIKGTTRLLGLIGSPVGHSGSPAMHNYGFQALGIDAAYLAFDIKEDQVKDAISAVRTLNMQGLNVTMPCKTEAAKYMDELSPAARLIGAVNTVVNRDGKLYGHITDGEGFVANLKDHGVSIGKKDIVIFGAGGAATAILVQCALDGANSVTVINPRDDFFGRAEEMHKKLREETPDCDITLIDLADEAAVKEAVSKTDILINGTLLGMKPKEDTSVIRDTSLFRKDMVVADVVYNPKETKLLREAKAAGCRTVQGDGMLLWQGVAAFKLFTGQDMPVKEVKEKFFS from the coding sequence ATGGACAGCAGAATTAAAGGAACAACAAGATTATTGGGACTGATCGGGTCACCGGTGGGACATTCAGGATCACCGGCTATGCACAATTATGGATTTCAGGCGCTCGGGATTGACGCGGCTTACCTGGCTTTTGATATCAAAGAAGACCAGGTAAAAGATGCCATCAGCGCAGTGCGAACACTGAATATGCAGGGGCTCAATGTGACCATGCCGTGCAAGACAGAGGCAGCAAAATATATGGATGAATTGTCTCCGGCAGCCAGGCTGATCGGTGCGGTAAACACTGTGGTAAACAGAGACGGAAAACTTTACGGACATATCACAGACGGTGAAGGATTTGTGGCAAATCTTAAGGATCATGGGGTTTCAATCGGGAAAAAAGATATTGTGATCTTTGGGGCCGGAGGTGCTGCGACAGCGATTTTGGTACAGTGTGCTCTGGATGGCGCAAATTCCGTCACGGTCATTAACCCAAGGGATGATTTCTTCGGACGGGCGGAAGAGATGCATAAAAAGCTCCGGGAAGAAACTCCGGACTGTGACATCACTTTGATCGATCTGGCTGACGAAGCTGCTGTCAAAGAAGCGGTATCAAAAACCGATATTCTCATCAACGGAACTCTTCTTGGGATGAAACCAAAAGAAGACACTTCCGTGATCCGGGATACGAGCCTGTTCCGCAAAGATATGGTTGTTGCAGATGTGGTCTATAATCCGAAAGAGACAAAGCTGTTAAGAGAGGCTAAAGCAGCGGGCTGCAGGACTGTCCAGGGAGACGGAATGCTCTTATGGCAGGGAGTGGCTGCATTTAAACTGTTCACCGGACAGGATATGCCGGTAAAAGAAGTAAAGGAAAAGTTCTTTTCTTAA
- the spoIVA gene encoding stage IV sporulation protein A, translating into MDYFNVYKDIMARTDGEIYIGVVGPVRTGKSTFIKRFMNLMVLPNMENENERSRANDELPQSSSGKTIMTTEPKFVPNEAVEINVDDGISMKVRLIDCVGYMVNGAVGHIEGEEERLVKTPWFDYEIPFTKAASIGTKKVITEHSTIGIVVTTDGSFGDIEAANYQEPEEETIKQLKALHKPFVVLLNTSRPYSEETVNLAKEKEAKYGAKVLPMNCEQLKKDDIYYILKSVLMEFPISSIGFFVPKWVEVLPHDHKIKQEIMETARKMLIEKDTMKDIYEEEDYENQYIKQWKLDSVAMDTGVIRIAVDMDDSYYYEFLSDTIGLPIKNEYEFISIMRDLARQKKEYEEVADALNAVKQRGYGVVTPTKGDIVLEEPKIVKHGNKYGVKIKASAPSIHMIRANISTEIAPIVGEEYQAKDLMEYFDKGKSDPQESIWDINIFGKTLEQLVGEGMQSKAQKMTEESQQKLQDTMEKIVNESNGGLVCIII; encoded by the coding sequence ATGGATTACTTTAATGTATATAAGGATATTATGGCCAGGACCGACGGAGAGATCTACATCGGCGTGGTAGGTCCGGTTAGGACCGGAAAGAGTACGTTTATCAAGCGGTTTATGAACCTGATGGTTCTTCCGAACATGGAAAATGAGAACGAAAGAAGCCGTGCCAACGACGAGCTGCCTCAGTCATCCAGCGGAAAAACCATCATGACGACGGAACCCAAGTTTGTGCCGAATGAAGCGGTGGAGATCAACGTGGATGACGGCATCAGCATGAAAGTCCGCCTCATCGACTGTGTGGGTTACATGGTAAACGGAGCTGTGGGCCATATTGAGGGAGAAGAAGAACGGCTGGTGAAGACACCGTGGTTTGATTATGAGATTCCATTTACAAAAGCGGCCAGCATCGGGACAAAAAAAGTCATCACGGAACATTCCACGATCGGGATCGTAGTGACTACAGACGGTTCCTTCGGCGACATAGAGGCGGCCAATTATCAGGAGCCGGAGGAAGAGACGATCAAACAGCTCAAAGCATTACATAAACCATTTGTGGTACTTTTAAATACGAGCCGTCCATATTCTGAAGAAACTGTGAACCTTGCCAAAGAAAAGGAAGCAAAATACGGGGCAAAAGTGCTCCCGATGAACTGTGAACAGCTTAAGAAGGATGATATTTATTATATACTCAAGAGTGTACTGATGGAATTCCCAATTTCTTCGATTGGCTTTTTTGTACCGAAATGGGTGGAGGTACTTCCGCACGATCACAAGATCAAACAGGAAATCATGGAGACTGCCCGGAAGATGCTCATAGAGAAGGATACCATGAAAGACATCTATGAGGAGGAAGATTACGAAAATCAATACATAAAACAGTGGAAACTGGATTCTGTCGCTATGGATACCGGAGTGATCCGTATCGCAGTGGATATGGATGATTCCTATTATTATGAATTTTTAAGTGATACGATTGGACTTCCGATCAAGAATGAATACGAATTCATCTCGATCATGAGAGATCTTGCAAGACAGAAAAAGGAATACGAAGAAGTGGCCGATGCCCTGAACGCAGTGAAACAGAGGGGATACGGTGTTGTGACCCCGACAAAGGGAGATATTGTCCTGGAAGAACCTAAGATCGTGAAGCATGGGAACAAATACGGGGTGAAGATCAAGGCCAGTGCTCCGTCCATTCATATGATACGGGCCAATATTTCCACGGAGATCGCACCGATCGTCGGAGAAGAGTATCAGGCCAAGGATCTGATGGAGTACTTTGACAAGGGAAAGAGTGATCCTCAGGAAAGTATATGGGATATCAATATTTTTGGAAAAACACTGGAGCAGCTTGTCGGAGAAGGCATGCAGTCAAAAGCGCAGAAGATGACAGAAGAAAGCCAGCAGAAACTGCAGGATACTATGGAAAAGATCGTCAATGAGAGCAACGGCGGACTGGTCTGCATCATCATCTGA
- a CDS encoding Holliday junction resolvase RecU translates to MGTWNLKGLRGSVLEELVNHTNEKYKEQGLALIQKIPTSIKPVRFDKTTRQITLAYFDQKSTVDYMGAVQGYPVCFDAKECGNDVFPLHNIHEHQIEFMERFEKQGGISFLLIYFTHRQACYFMSFEETMKYWNRQLNGGPKHFKFEELDAGFFVPMKKGMILHYLECLNKLLAGRR, encoded by the coding sequence ATGGGAACCTGGAATTTAAAAGGATTGAGGGGATCGGTCCTTGAAGAACTGGTCAACCACACAAATGAAAAGTATAAGGAACAGGGGCTGGCTCTGATCCAGAAGATCCCCACATCCATAAAGCCGGTCCGGTTTGACAAGACCACCCGGCAGATCACTTTAGCATATTTTGACCAGAAAAGTACGGTGGACTATATGGGGGCTGTCCAGGGATATCCTGTTTGTTTTGACGCCAAAGAGTGCGGAAACGACGTATTTCCCTTACATAATATCCATGAACACCAAATAGAATTTATGGAGAGGTTTGAAAAACAGGGTGGCATAAGCTTTCTGCTGATCTATTTTACCCACAGGCAGGCCTGTTACTTCATGTCTTTTGAGGAGACAATGAAATACTGGAACAGGCAGTTAAACGGCGGTCCCAAGCATTTTAAATTTGAGGAACTGGATGCAGGATTCTTTGTTCCTATGAAAAAAGGTATGATCCTGCATTATTTAGAGTGCCTGAATAAACTATTGGCCGGGAGGCGTTGA
- a CDS encoding RluA family pseudouridine synthase, with the protein MKEIRISDREEEQRLDKLLAKYLNKAPKSFLYKMLRKKNIKLNGKKASGSEKLKSGDVVCVYMADATIASFREEPRAERRKADLSVIYQDSNVLIINKPYGMLSQKAKPSDISVNELIVPYCLEHGILKESDLELVRPSVCNRLDRNTTGLLIAGISLEGLQTMAEVLRDRSVRKYYYCIVKGMVNKKTRISGYICKDHRENKVSFSERKISGGSRIETAYEPMAAGHGFTLLRVELITGKTHQIRAHLAGMGFPLAGDTKYGDRGVNLQMKQKFGVKHQLLHCGCLEFPEGMKRCGELSGRTVAAEPPETFLRTANELFGRVVWEPGI; encoded by the coding sequence ATGAAAGAAATCAGAATCTCAGACCGGGAAGAAGAACAGCGGCTGGACAAACTGCTGGCAAAATATCTGAATAAGGCTCCGAAAAGCTTTCTCTATAAGATGCTCCGTAAAAAGAATATTAAACTGAACGGAAAAAAGGCATCGGGAAGTGAAAAGCTGAAATCCGGCGATGTGGTGTGTGTTTATATGGCGGATGCGACCATTGCTTCTTTCCGGGAAGAACCGAGGGCGGAGAGGAGGAAGGCAGATCTTTCTGTGATTTATCAGGATTCCAATGTGCTCATCATCAATAAGCCTTACGGGATGCTGTCACAGAAAGCAAAGCCGTCGGATATATCGGTGAATGAGCTGATCGTTCCCTATTGCCTGGAACACGGCATTTTAAAAGAGTCTGACCTGGAATTGGTCCGTCCGTCTGTCTGCAACCGTTTAGACAGGAATACGACGGGTCTGCTGATCGCGGGGATCTCTCTGGAGGGGCTTCAGACGATGGCGGAAGTGCTGAGAGACCGCTCTGTGAGAAAATATTACTACTGTATTGTGAAGGGCATGGTGAACAAAAAAACAAGAATTTCCGGTTATATATGTAAAGACCACAGAGAAAACAAAGTTTCTTTTTCGGAGCGAAAGATCAGCGGAGGAAGCCGGATTGAGACAGCCTATGAGCCGATGGCAGCCGGGCACGGCTTTACGCTCCTGAGGGTGGAACTGATCACCGGAAAGACCCATCAGATCCGGGCCCATTTAGCCGGGATGGGATTTCCTCTGGCAGGGGATACCAAGTACGGAGACAGGGGTGTCAATCTGCAGATGAAGCAGAAGTTCGGAGTAAAGCACCAGCTGCTGCACTGCGGCTGCCTCGAGTTTCCCGAAGGGATGAAAAGGTGCGGGGAGCTGTCCGGCAGGACCGTTGCCGCAGAGCCTCCGGAAACATTTTTAAGGACAGCAAATGAATTGTTTGGGAGAGTCGTATGGGAACCTGGAATTTAA
- a CDS encoding RsmF rRNA methyltransferase first C-terminal domain-containing protein — translation MELPQLFVEKMKSLLGEEYSDYEACLKRPKQNGIRVNTSKISVEEFQKIAPFETEPVPWTKNGFFVGPKEQPAKHPFYHAGLYYIQEPSAMAPAAFLPVEPGDKVLDLCAAPGGKSTELGAKLRGEGILVSNDISITRTKALLKNLEMFGISNSVIVSEEPKNLVPVFYEYFDKVLVDAPCSGEGMFRKGSSEIKNWAEYGIEPYVKIQREIILDAVKMLKPGGYLLYSTCTFSPEEDEQLIEYLLEQEPGLSLADLPDCEGFDRGHAEWTVSGLQDVKKCIRLWPHRIKGEGHFLALLKKDGSPASDRKESGNARAVISEEAEAFLSGCRMDLDRDRIKEHKGRLILMPKELPDLGRLRVLRHGLLLGEMKKKRFEPSQVLAMALSGSGYVRTLDLSLSDDRLMKYLKCETILADEKEDGVYLITVCGYPLGWGKLSKGRMKNKYAPSWRWM, via the coding sequence ATGGAATTACCACAATTATTCGTTGAGAAGATGAAATCCCTTCTGGGAGAAGAATACAGCGATTATGAGGCATGTTTAAAGCGGCCGAAGCAGAATGGCATCCGGGTCAATACATCAAAGATATCGGTGGAAGAATTTCAAAAGATCGCACCATTTGAGACCGAGCCGGTGCCGTGGACGAAAAACGGGTTTTTTGTCGGACCAAAAGAGCAGCCTGCGAAGCATCCCTTTTATCATGCGGGTCTGTACTATATTCAGGAACCGAGCGCCATGGCACCCGCGGCATTTCTTCCGGTAGAGCCCGGGGACAAGGTACTGGATCTCTGTGCGGCGCCCGGAGGCAAGTCCACAGAACTCGGGGCAAAGCTTCGGGGAGAGGGAATTCTGGTGTCCAATGACATCAGCATTACAAGGACAAAAGCCCTCTTGAAAAATTTAGAGATGTTCGGCATCAGCAACAGCGTGATCGTAAGCGAGGAACCTAAAAATCTTGTTCCGGTCTTTTATGAGTATTTCGATAAAGTGCTTGTGGACGCGCCCTGTTCGGGGGAAGGAATGTTCCGCAAAGGCAGCAGCGAGATTAAAAACTGGGCCGAATACGGCATTGAACCTTATGTAAAAATCCAGAGGGAAATCATCCTTGACGCGGTAAAGATGCTCAAGCCCGGAGGATATCTTTTATATTCTACCTGTACCTTCTCTCCGGAAGAGGACGAGCAGCTGATTGAGTACCTGCTGGAACAGGAGCCCGGGCTGTCCCTGGCCGATCTGCCGGACTGTGAAGGGTTTGACAGAGGACACGCCGAATGGACGGTGTCAGGGCTTCAGGATGTAAAGAAATGCATCAGGCTTTGGCCCCACAGAATCAAAGGAGAAGGCCACTTTCTGGCTCTTTTGAAAAAGGACGGCTCTCCGGCTTCGGACAGGAAGGAGTCAGGAAATGCCCGTGCGGTGATCTCTGAGGAGGCGGAAGCCTTTTTGTCCGGGTGCAGGATGGACCTTGACAGAGACAGGATCAAAGAACATAAGGGGAGACTGATCCTTATGCCGAAAGAACTGCCTGACCTTGGCAGGCTCCGGGTTTTAAGACACGGACTGCTTTTGGGAGAGATGAAGAAGAAACGGTTTGAGCCAAGCCAGGTTCTGGCTATGGCGCTTTCCGGCAGCGGATATGTGAGAACCCTGGATCTAAGCCTTTCAGATGACAGGCTCATGAAATATCTGAAATGTGAAACGATACTTGCAGACGAAAAAGAAGACGGTGTGTATCTGATCACTGTCTGCGGATACCCTCTCGGATGGGGGAAACTTTCAAAGGGACGGATGAAAAATAAATATGCGCCGTCATGGAGATGGATGTGA
- a CDS encoding YicC/YloC family endoribonuclease, whose amino-acid sequence MIRSMTGFGRSVVSNDNNQTITVEVKSVNHRYCDISLKIPKKFTMFEADVRNLFKQYANRGKIDLSISYEDLSETSVGLHYNRAVAKEYMDAFHQMEEEFGIPVSATAERLAQFPEVLSLTEETFDESRWWSLIETAVKEAGKKFVESRTVEGKRLLEDMEGKLARMEDDIEFIAERSPSIIQEYRTKLEDKVKEFLENAGIDENRIAAEVTLYADKISVDEEIVRFKSHIKAMQEELYEKESVGRKLDFLAQEMNREANTILSKSSDVELSNHAIELKTNVEKVREQVQNIE is encoded by the coding sequence ATGATTAGAAGTATGACAGGATTTGGGCGCAGCGTCGTATCCAATGACAACAATCAGACGATCACCGTTGAGGTGAAATCAGTCAATCACAGATACTGTGATATCTCATTAAAGATACCGAAAAAATTTACTATGTTTGAGGCGGATGTCCGGAACCTGTTTAAACAGTATGCGAACAGGGGAAAGATCGATCTGTCCATATCATATGAAGACTTGTCCGAGACCAGCGTAGGTCTCCACTATAACCGCGCGGTGGCAAAAGAGTATATGGATGCCTTTCATCAGATGGAAGAAGAGTTTGGAATTCCGGTGTCGGCCACGGCAGAACGCCTGGCTCAGTTTCCAGAGGTGCTCTCTCTCACAGAAGAGACTTTTGACGAGAGCCGGTGGTGGAGCCTGATCGAAACAGCGGTTAAGGAAGCCGGCAAAAAATTTGTGGAATCCAGGACAGTGGAAGGGAAAAGACTTTTGGAGGATATGGAAGGAAAGCTCGCCCGGATGGAAGACGATATTGAGTTTATCGCCGAGCGTTCTCCGTCTATTATTCAGGAATACCGTACGAAACTGGAAGATAAAGTAAAAGAATTTTTAGAAAATGCTGGGATCGATGAAAACAGGATTGCGGCAGAGGTCACCTTATATGCAGACAAAATATCCGTGGATGAAGAGATCGTCCGCTTTAAGAGCCATATCAAGGCCATGCAGGAAGAGCTCTATGAGAAAGAAAGCGTCGGAAGAAAACTGGATTTCCTTGCCCAGGAAATGAACCGGGAGGCCAACACGATCTTGTCCAAGTCCAGTGACGTGGAGCTTTCCAACCACGCCATCGAGCTGAAGACCAATGTGGAAAAGGTCAGGGAACAGGTTCAGAATATCGAGTAG
- a CDS encoding pseudouridine synthase, which produces MKTLRLDKFLCDVLGCTRSEARKMIRQGRVLAGDEIIKKPEYKVNPEEDEITADGQRLNFRKYEYLMMNKPKGVVTATKDGRDKTVMDLLTGRHRKGLFPAGRLDKDTEGLLLITNDGELAHRLLSPKHHVTKCYSVTVTGEIGREQQEIFESGMDIGDDKPLKPAKLVILTSGEVSQAEVFITEGRFHQIKRMFEAVGSKVLELKRLSMGSLVLDPELLPGQVRELTEEEIKCLKEN; this is translated from the coding sequence ATGAAGACACTGCGTTTGGACAAGTTTTTATGCGATGTCCTGGGATGCACCAGGAGCGAGGCCAGGAAAATGATCCGCCAGGGCAGAGTCCTGGCAGGAGACGAGATCATTAAGAAACCGGAATATAAAGTAAACCCGGAAGAAGATGAGATTACAGCGGACGGGCAGAGACTGAACTTCCGGAAATATGAGTATCTGATGATGAACAAGCCAAAGGGCGTGGTGACGGCAACAAAAGATGGAAGAGATAAAACGGTCATGGATCTGCTCACTGGAAGACACAGGAAGGGGCTGTTCCCGGCAGGCAGGCTGGACAAGGACACCGAAGGCCTGCTGCTCATCACAAATGACGGAGAACTGGCTCACCGTCTGCTGTCTCCGAAGCATCATGTCACGAAATGCTACTCTGTCACTGTAACAGGGGAAATTGGCAGAGAGCAGCAGGAGATTTTTGAGTCAGGCATGGATATCGGAGATGACAAGCCTTTGAAGCCGGCGAAACTTGTCATACTGACTTCAGGAGAAGTATCGCAGGCAGAGGTGTTTATCACAGAGGGGAGATTCCATCAGATCAAACGGATGTTTGAGGCGGTAGGCAGCAAAGTTTTAGAACTGAAAAGACTTTCCATGGGAAGCCTTGTTCTGGACCCGGAACTTCTCCCGGGACAGGTCAGAGAGCTTACGGAAGAAGAAATCAAATGTTTAAAGGAGAACTAA
- a CDS encoding GTP pyrophosphokinase has protein sequence MELQMWREILCPYDLAVEELKLKFVHIMNEYRTAGRYSPIEQVDGRVKSISSILDKMQRKKININEIETDLEDIAGIRVICQFVEDIDRVVEIIEQRSDMEIKTKKDYITKAKDSGYRSFHVIIYYDVDTIYGKKRIQAEIQIRTLAMNFWATVEHSLQYKYKENIPEHITEKLMNAADAIVVLDKEMSIVRDEIMDAQNSFRKKANIVSEILSTMQNLYKVANKQEVIKIQDEFYKIYETGDMEQLIHFNKQLDIIAEGYRAQSLS, from the coding sequence ATGGAATTACAGATGTGGAGAGAGATCCTTTGCCCTTACGACTTAGCTGTGGAAGAATTAAAGCTGAAGTTCGTACACATCATGAACGAGTACAGGACCGCAGGCCGCTATTCACCGATCGAACAGGTGGATGGGAGAGTCAAGAGTATTTCCAGCATTCTTGACAAGATGCAGAGGAAAAAGATCAATATCAATGAAATCGAGACCGATCTGGAGGATATTGCGGGCATCAGAGTCATTTGTCAGTTTGTGGAAGATATCGACCGTGTTGTGGAGATTATTGAACAGCGGTCTGACATGGAGATCAAGACAAAAAAAGATTATATAACAAAAGCAAAGGACAGCGGATACCGGAGTTTTCATGTCATCATCTATTACGATGTGGATACGATCTACGGAAAAAAACGAATCCAGGCGGAGATACAGATCCGCACACTGGCCATGAATTTCTGGGCAACAGTGGAGCACTCCCTTCAGTACAAATATAAGGAAAATATCCCAGAGCATATCACGGAAAAGCTCATGAATGCGGCGGATGCCATCGTGGTCCTTGACAAGGAGATGTCCATTGTCAGAGATGAGATCATGGATGCACAGAATTCTTTCAGGAAGAAGGCAAATATCGTTTCTGAGATCTTGTCAACGATGCAGAATTTATATAAAGTTGCCAACAAACAGGAAGTCATCAAGATACAGGATGAGTTTTACAAAATATATGAGACAGGAGATATGGAGCAGCTGATCCATTTCAATAAGCAGCTGGACATCATTGCGGAAGGCTACCGCGCACAGAGCCTGTCATAG
- a CDS encoding HAD family hydrolase, whose translation MLKDKRAVIFDLDGTLVDSMWIWREIDERFLGQYGLQVPDGLNDFLEGFSFNETAEYFKNNFPLPLSVQEIKDTWNRMACEMYMNEIPLKEGAKEFLDILKEKKLPLGIATSNSRELTNACLDAHGIGEYFQYICTSNEVPKGKPAPDVYLKTAEELSVSPEHILVFEDIPYGIMAGNSANMTTCAVRDSYSQAVTEKKKELADYYIDTYFDIINGTYQSV comes from the coding sequence ATGCTAAAAGATAAACGAGCAGTTATTTTTGACCTGGACGGAACCCTTGTGGATTCCATGTGGATCTGGCGGGAGATCGACGAACGGTTTTTGGGACAGTATGGCCTGCAGGTACCGGATGGGCTGAACGATTTCCTGGAAGGCTTCAGTTTTAATGAGACGGCGGAGTATTTTAAAAACAATTTTCCGCTGCCGCTCTCCGTACAGGAGATCAAGGACACATGGAACCGTATGGCCTGTGAGATGTATATGAATGAGATCCCTCTCAAGGAGGGGGCAAAGGAGTTTCTGGATATCCTGAAGGAGAAAAAGCTTCCGCTTGGAATCGCTACAAGCAATTCCAGGGAACTGACAAATGCATGTCTCGATGCCCATGGGATCGGGGAATATTTTCAGTATATCTGTACCTCCAATGAAGTGCCGAAAGGGAAACCGGCGCCGGATGTGTATCTGAAGACCGCGGAGGAGCTCTCTGTTTCTCCGGAACATATTTTAGTGTTTGAAGATATTCCATACGGCATCATGGCCGGAAACAGCGCGAATATGACGACCTGTGCCGTCCGGGATTCCTACTCCCAGGCGGTGACGGAAAAGAAGAAGGAATTGGCGGACTATTACATTGACACTTACTTTGATATCATAAACGGAACCTATCAATCAGTTTAA
- a CDS encoding SDR family NAD(P)-dependent oxidoreductase yields MKKVAIITGASSGLGRQFVIQTAKSHGFLDEIWVVARRADRLFELGVLVSNIVIRPIPLDLAKKDSAERIRNILAKEKPKVYVLVNCSGLGLAGKFDRQEEEMLDQMVKVNCLALTRITRAVLPYMPRKARIVQVASSAAFVPQPGFAVYAATKSYVLNLSLALRQELKKRGIIVTAVCPGPVKTEFFDTAYQKKEMKLYKKLAMAKPEKVVKKALRDVKRGRAVSVYGLSMKAVRVLCKLLPSGLIVRLIG; encoded by the coding sequence ATGAAGAAAGTAGCGATTATTACAGGTGCTTCCTCAGGGCTGGGAAGGCAGTTTGTCATTCAGACGGCAAAGAGTCATGGATTTTTAGATGAGATCTGGGTGGTGGCGCGAAGGGCAGACCGCTTATTTGAACTTGGGGTGCTGGTTTCCAACATCGTGATCCGGCCGATTCCTCTGGATCTTGCGAAAAAGGACAGCGCCGAACGGATCAGAAATATCCTGGCAAAAGAAAAGCCGAAAGTTTATGTGCTGGTGAACTGTTCCGGGCTCGGACTGGCCGGGAAGTTTGACCGGCAGGAGGAAGAGATGCTGGATCAGATGGTGAAAGTGAACTGTCTCGCTCTCACGAGGATCACCAGAGCCGTGCTGCCGTATATGCCAAGAAAGGCACGTATCGTACAAGTGGCATCTTCTGCGGCATTTGTACCTCAGCCGGGATTTGCAGTCTATGCGGCGACAAAGTCCTATGTACTGAATCTGAGCCTGGCATTGAGACAGGAGCTGAAAAAGAGAGGAATTATTGTGACGGCCGTCTGTCCGGGACCGGTAAAGACCGAGTTCTTTGATACGGCCTATCAAAAAAAAGAAATGAAACTATATAAAAAGCTTGCGATGGCAAAGCCTGAAAAAGTGGTAAAGAAGGCTCTGAGGGATGTAAAGAGAGGCCGGGCGGTCTCTGTCTACGGGCTTTCCATGAAGGCGGTGAGAGTTTTGTGCAAGCTGCTGCCGAGCGGTCTGATCGTCAGACTGATAGGCTAG